A part of Helicobacter fennelliae genomic DNA contains:
- the holA gene encoding DNA polymerase III subunit delta, producing the protein MKRYELDTYLTKHKPKGALLYGESSFLIELYSKKIARAISDDTSNHHTFYYSEYALPAVLEILSQNSLFGDSSVVILKLGKKLGKKDITAISQILAQNPTNGIIIEFYQAENKSPIEYSRDFKDFATNFKAAGSADFVEVRFFEPNTNEALDFMRQTAQKLQIKISNQNLLLLLSMQNNDIALAQSELQKFAILDSEVQLTDIERLCYGLCSVDVDELLDCLFAKKEVFLVFEKMLEEGVQDLDIVKEMEEYFYRLFLFFAHARFEGKIEAPKILGFAPPTHIVNAYTTRAQSIKNQNVFLHIFKIFGEWRNKIKYDKTISLQSLIKIQALIR; encoded by the coding sequence GTGAAACGATACGAGCTTGATACTTATCTCACCAAACACAAGCCAAAAGGGGCTTTGCTGTATGGAGAGAGTTCTTTTTTGATTGAGTTGTATTCCAAAAAAATTGCCCGCGCAATTAGCGATGATACCTCAAATCATCACACTTTTTATTATTCAGAATATGCCCTTCCAGCAGTGCTAGAGATTTTGTCCCAAAATAGCCTTTTTGGCGATAGTTCAGTGGTAATTCTTAAACTTGGCAAAAAACTTGGCAAAAAAGACATTACTGCAATCTCACAAATCCTCGCTCAAAACCCGACAAACGGCATTATTATTGAATTTTATCAAGCCGAAAACAAAAGCCCGATAGAGTATTCAAGAGATTTTAAAGACTTTGCGACAAACTTCAAAGCCGCAGGTTCGGCTGATTTTGTCGAAGTGCGGTTTTTTGAGCCAAATACCAATGAAGCACTTGATTTTATGCGGCAAACCGCCCAAAAACTCCAAATCAAAATCAGCAATCAAAATCTCTTACTTCTGCTTTCTATGCAAAACAACGATATAGCCCTAGCACAAAGCGAGCTTCAAAAATTTGCTATTTTAGATTCTGAAGTGCAGCTAACTGATATTGAGCGGTTGTGTTATGGGCTTTGCAGTGTTGATGTTGATGAATTGCTTGATTGTCTTTTTGCCAAAAAAGAGGTGTTTTTGGTGTTTGAAAAAATGCTCGAAGAAGGCGTGCAAGATCTTGATATTGTCAAAGAAATGGAGGAATATTTTTATCGCTTGTTTTTATTTTTTGCGCATGCGCGATTTGAGGGCAAAATTGAGGCGCCTAAGATTCTAGGATTTGCGCCACCTACGCATATTGTCAATGCATATACCACGCGCGCTCAAAGCATCAAAAATCAAAATGTATTTTTGCATATTTTCAAAATTTTTGGAGAATGGCGAAATAAAATTAAGTATGACAAAACTATTTCTTTGCAAAGTTTAATCAAAATTCAAGCTTTGATTCGCTAG
- the rpsR gene encoding 30S ribosomal protein S18, which yields MERKKYSKRYCKYTEAKIDFIDYKDIEMLKHSLSERYKIMPRRLTGNTKKWQERVEVAIKRARHMALIPYVIDHKKVVENPFKI from the coding sequence ATGGAAAGAAAAAAATACTCAAAACGATACTGCAAATACACAGAAGCAAAGATTGACTTTATTGATTATAAAGACATCGAAATGCTTAAACACTCTCTATCTGAACGATACAAAATTATGCCAAGACGACTCACTGGCAACACAAAAAAATGGCAAGAGCGCGTAGAAGTTGCGATTAAGAGAGCAAGACACATGGCACTTATCCCCTATGTGATCGATCATAAAAAAGTCGTAGAAAATCCATTCAAAATCTAA
- a CDS encoding ATP-dependent Clp protease ATP-binding subunit: MNFEKMTNQLKETLDSAASLTLHSQNQEITLSHMIWAMLTNSQSILNQALNKMNVANDAIVLEAKSIVERAPKSSSLSKENLTLSREFAQAIERAQGYSVQNGDSYIALDSFIIANIKEEAFKQILGKYVDLNELKKTLEAIRGGAKIQNQNDDSNLESLEKFGIDLTQKASQNALDPVIGRDEEILRMMQILIRKTKNNPILLGEPGVGKTAVVEGLAQRIIKKDVPLSLQNKRVIALDMSALVAGAKYRGEFEERLKAVVDEVKQAGNIILFIDEIHTIVGAGASEGSMDAANILKPALARGELHTIGATTLKEYRKYFEKDAALTRRFQPIAINEPTINEALQILRGIKERLEAHHKVNIIDSALVAATKLSSRYITDRFLPDKAIDLIDEAAAELKMQIESEPNELSTIKRQIQTLEVEKEALKMEKKDSNKVRLEEIKKELSCANEEKIRLEAQFENEKSVFQEIAQSKNEIDSLKNQSELAKRDGKLQKAAEIDYGLLPQAIKKEQDLNEKWEKMQENGTLLKNAVTEESIAGIVSRWTQIPIKKMLQGEKDKILGIENELRQSVVGQDEAIKAISRAIKRNKAGLSDTQRPIGSFLFLGPTGVGKTQSAKALAKFLFDSDKNLIRFDMSEYMQKHEVSRLIGAAPGYVGYEEGGQLTEAVRRKPYSVVLFDEIEKAHPDVFNLLLQVLDDGRLTDNKGVTVDFKNTIIILTSNIGSDKIIEIADKNEREQAVRDALKSFFKPEFLNRLDDIVIFNPLGIDEISKIVDILLDGIRKKLEERGIEIELTPKAKQFVAQVGFDPVFGARPLKRALYEEVEDRLAELILEDKLKSGNKVVFDASDKSLQASVL; the protein is encoded by the coding sequence ATGAATTTTGAAAAAATGACAAACCAATTAAAAGAAACTTTAGATTCTGCCGCGTCTTTGACACTTCATTCGCAGAATCAAGAAATCACTCTATCCCATATGATATGGGCAATGCTGACAAATTCGCAAAGTATCCTCAATCAAGCACTCAATAAAATGAATGTCGCAAATGACGCGATCGTGCTTGAGGCAAAAAGCATCGTCGAGCGCGCTCCTAAATCCTCAAGCCTAAGCAAAGAAAATCTCACACTCTCAAGAGAATTCGCCCAAGCAATCGAGCGCGCGCAAGGTTATAGCGTCCAAAATGGCGACTCATATATCGCGCTTGATAGCTTTATTATCGCAAATATCAAAGAAGAGGCGTTTAAGCAGATTCTAGGAAAATATGTCGATTTGAATGAGCTAAAAAAGACGCTTGAAGCGATACGAGGCGGAGCCAAAATCCAAAATCAAAATGATGATTCAAATCTCGAATCATTAGAAAAATTTGGGATTGATCTCACGCAAAAAGCAAGCCAAAATGCCCTTGATCCTGTCATCGGCAGAGATGAGGAGATTTTGCGTATGATGCAAATCCTTATCCGCAAAACAAAAAACAATCCTATCTTACTCGGCGAGCCGGGTGTGGGCAAAACTGCGGTGGTAGAAGGGCTAGCTCAAAGAATCATCAAAAAAGATGTGCCTTTGAGTTTGCAAAATAAACGAGTTATCGCGCTTGATATGAGTGCTCTTGTGGCTGGTGCAAAATATCGTGGGGAGTTTGAGGAGCGACTTAAGGCTGTTGTTGATGAAGTCAAGCAGGCTGGAAATATTATTTTGTTTATCGATGAGATTCATACGATTGTAGGGGCTGGAGCTAGCGAGGGAAGCATGGACGCTGCAAATATCCTAAAGCCTGCTTTAGCGCGCGGAGAGTTGCATACAATCGGCGCGACAACATTGAAAGAATACCGCAAATATTTTGAAAAAGACGCCGCGCTTACGCGGAGATTTCAGCCTATTGCGATTAATGAGCCGACAATCAATGAGGCGTTGCAGATTTTGCGTGGGATCAAGGAACGACTTGAAGCACATCACAAAGTCAATATCATAGATTCTGCACTTGTGGCGGCTACAAAGCTTTCATCGCGTTATATTACAGATAGATTTTTGCCTGATAAAGCGATTGATTTGATCGATGAAGCGGCAGCGGAGCTTAAAATGCAGATAGAATCTGAACCAAATGAATTAAGCACGATAAAGCGACAAATCCAAACGCTTGAAGTCGAAAAAGAAGCCTTGAAAATGGAGAAAAAAGATTCCAATAAAGTGCGCTTAGAAGAAATCAAAAAAGAGCTTAGCTGTGCAAATGAAGAAAAAATACGGCTTGAGGCGCAGTTTGAAAACGAAAAAAGTGTATTTCAAGAAATCGCTCAAAGCAAAAATGAGATAGATTCTCTCAAAAATCAATCAGAGCTTGCAAAAAGAGATGGCAAGCTCCAAAAAGCCGCTGAGATTGATTATGGGCTTTTGCCTCAAGCGATCAAAAAAGAGCAAGATCTCAATGAAAAATGGGAAAAAATGCAAGAAAATGGCACATTGCTTAAAAATGCTGTAACAGAAGAGAGTATCGCTGGAATCGTAAGCCGCTGGACGCAGATTCCGATCAAAAAAATGCTACAAGGTGAAAAAGACAAGATTTTGGGGATAGAAAATGAACTTCGCCAAAGTGTTGTCGGGCAAGATGAGGCGATAAAAGCAATTTCAAGGGCAATCAAGCGCAATAAAGCAGGCTTAAGCGATACCCAACGACCCATTGGAAGTTTTTTGTTTTTGGGACCTACAGGAGTTGGGAAAACCCAATCTGCAAAGGCATTAGCGAAGTTTTTGTTTGATTCTGATAAAAATTTAATCCGCTTTGATATGAGCGAATATATGCAAAAGCACGAAGTAAGTAGGCTTATCGGGGCAGCTCCGGGATATGTCGGCTATGAGGAAGGTGGGCAGCTTACAGAAGCAGTGAGGAGAAAGCCATATAGCGTGGTGCTTTTTGATGAGATCGAAAAAGCGCACCCTGATGTTTTTAATCTCTTGCTTCAAGTGCTTGATGATGGGCGATTGACGGACAATAAAGGTGTAACCGTTGATTTTAAAAATACAATTATCATTTTGACAAGTAATATAGGAAGTGATAAAATCATAGAGATTGCCGATAAAAATGAGCGCGAACAAGCCGTCAGAGATGCACTTAAATCGTTTTTTAAGCCTGAGTTTTTGAATCGGCTTGATGATATTGTGATTTTCAATCCATTGGGGATTGATGAGATTTCTAAAATTGTTGATATTTTGCTTGATGGCATTAGGAAAAAGCTCGAAGAGAGGGGTATTGAGATTGAGCTTACACCAAAGGCAAAGCAGTTTGTCGCACAAGTTGGGTTTGACCCTGTATTTGGCGCAAGACCACTAAAAAGGGCATTATACGAAGAGGTGGAAGATAGGCTCGCGGAATTGATTTTAGAAGACAAGCTTAAAAGTGGCAATAAAGTTGTATTTGATGCCTCTGATAAATCATTGCAAGCAAGTGTTTTGTAG
- the rpsF gene encoding 30S ribosomal protein S6 gives MKHYETMFIIKPTLVEEEIKQKIESYKEIITKNGGQIETCLDMGMRNLAYEIKKNKRGYYFVIYFRSEPSFIAELERLYRINEDILRFIVIKYESKKEQKAWQTLVDKANKKPEPKAKKEVEAKEIQENSKDSRIEES, from the coding sequence ATGAAACATTACGAAACGATGTTTATCATCAAACCTACACTTGTAGAAGAAGAAATCAAGCAAAAAATCGAAAGCTACAAAGAGATCATCACCAAAAATGGCGGTCAAATCGAAACTTGTCTTGATATGGGTATGAGAAATCTCGCATATGAAATCAAGAAAAACAAACGCGGGTATTATTTTGTGATCTATTTTAGATCTGAGCCTAGCTTTATTGCGGAGCTTGAGCGATTGTATAGGATCAATGAAGATATTTTGCGCTTCATCGTGATCAAATATGAAAGCAAAAAAGAGCAAAAAGCGTGGCAAACTCTTGTAGATAAGGCAAACAAAAAGCCTGAACCAAAAGCCAAAAAAGAAGTTGAAGCAAAAGAGATTCAAGAAAACTCTAAAGATTCTCGAATAGAGGAATCATAA
- a CDS encoding single-stranded DNA-binding protein → MFNKIIIIGNLTRDVELRYFPSGGAIATIGLASNRRYTKQDGSKGDETCFVDVKLFGRTAEVANQYLHKGSKILIEGRLGFESWNDQSGQKRSKHVIIAESMQMLDSKSQSSESSQNYASQNSNQTYGNYDNSGYNQAPSNDYPQNPNYTTHKQPSGNAHSQENIPSYDVDDEIPF, encoded by the coding sequence ATGTTTAACAAAATCATTATCATCGGAAACCTCACACGTGATGTTGAGCTAAGGTATTTTCCATCTGGTGGTGCAATCGCTACGATTGGGCTTGCAAGCAATAGACGTTACACAAAGCAAGACGGCTCAAAAGGCGATGAGACTTGCTTTGTCGATGTGAAGCTTTTTGGGCGCACTGCCGAAGTAGCCAACCAATACCTCCACAAAGGAAGTAAAATCCTCATAGAAGGCAGACTTGGCTTTGAGAGCTGGAATGACCAAAGCGGACAAAAACGTTCAAAACATGTCATTATCGCAGAAAGTATGCAAATGCTTGACTCCAAATCGCAATCAAGCGAATCAAGCCAAAACTATGCGAGCCAAAACTCAAACCAAACATATGGCAACTATGATAATAGCGGTTACAATCAAGCTCCAAGCAATGACTATCCACAGAATCCAAACTACACTACACACAAACAGCCAAGTGGGAATGCACACTCACAAGAAAACATTCCTAGTTATGATGTCGATGACGAAATACCATTTTAA
- a CDS encoding MqnA/MqnD/SBP family protein codes for MKFGKIQYLNLVPFDMFIKSYPLPTQFKQALFFRRSYPSKLNQSFLFRRIDAGFISSIAGYKSALLHKATMSGIISKGAVWSVIVLPNDDKIDYQSQTSNALCKILGLKGEVLIGDRALKAQYNGAKYIDMGEEWFKKHRLPFVFGRLCFNKYANFYTHISARFNAKKTKIPFYILSSHAKTTGIDMAYIKEYLTHIYYKISHKEHSGLKRFYRALRLEQIPFPHRIYPQDITKNITKKRDKSKK; via the coding sequence ATGAAATTTGGCAAAATCCAATACCTCAATCTCGTGCCATTTGATATGTTTATCAAATCCTATCCTCTCCCTACACAATTCAAACAAGCTCTATTTTTCCGTCGCTCATACCCCTCCAAACTCAATCAATCATTTTTGTTTCGGCGCATTGATGCTGGATTTATCTCATCAATCGCTGGCTACAAATCCGCCCTACTCCACAAAGCCACAATGAGCGGAATCATCTCTAAAGGTGCGGTATGGAGTGTGATCGTGCTTCCAAATGATGACAAAATAGACTACCAATCCCAAACATCAAATGCTTTGTGTAAGATTCTAGGACTCAAAGGCGAAGTGCTTATAGGCGATAGAGCACTCAAAGCCCAATATAATGGCGCAAAATATATCGATATGGGCGAGGAATGGTTCAAAAAACATCGCCTTCCTTTTGTTTTTGGACGATTATGCTTTAATAAATATGCAAATTTTTATACTCACATATCCGCTCGCTTCAATGCCAAAAAAACAAAAATTCCATTTTATATCCTCTCATCGCACGCCAAAACCACAGGCATTGATATGGCATATATCAAAGAATACCTCACACATATTTATTACAAAATCTCACACAAAGAGCACTCTGGGCTCAAGCGATTTTATCGGGCTTTGCGCTTAGAGCAAATTCCATTTCCACACAGAATCTACCCGCAAGACATCACAAAAAACATCACAAAAAAGCGTGATAAATCAAAGAAATAA
- the abc-f gene encoding ribosomal protection-like ABC-F family protein, giving the protein MALISLIQISKQFDYKKILDEVSFTFNENERVAIVGKNGSGKSTLLKILNGEIQADSGERAFKTGLQILSLAQNSNFTPGKSVREVCLESLEELLQIHHRIQHINITLAKESKHLDSQNNHNNYEPTYRALLDELGKLSNILDNTDGWNLEQKVEDVLEHFSLKEFENRIACTLSGGEQKRLALAQILLQRADVYILDEPTNHLDVQAVEFLEEKILSLKASVVFISHDRYFVDRIAQRIVEVDNAKILNFSGGYTQYLEQKAQILANLTKEHTHLLKLLKAEEEWLAKGVQARRKRNEGRKERLMELRKSAKHNPALINKMRLELERESKHFYRQEGKNAQKMIFECENINLRFYDKALIQNFSLRILQHDRIAIVGKNGSGKSTLLKILLGKITPDSGTIKRGELHIGYFDQHREMLDDSKSLIETFCPNGGDHIEVRGKNIHVFGYLKNFLFPKEMLDKKIAALSGGEKNRVALALLFTKHYDCLILDEPTNDLDIATINILEEYLASFDGALIFVSHDRYFVDKLAKKLLIFEPITNHVQTHITESYMLYSEYLDMQKELREYKSLQESLEQESKIESKMEDKTKNQKDSTTNQHNTTTESKKPKKLSYKENLELQQLPKEIQILESQIKSLESELSDSAVYLQKGIATIATQLEQAKEMLESKYERYFELEEKCNNL; this is encoded by the coding sequence ATGGCATTAATCAGTTTGATACAAATCTCAAAGCAATTTGATTACAAAAAAATCTTAGATGAAGTGAGCTTCACGTTCAATGAAAATGAAAGAGTTGCGATTGTCGGTAAAAATGGCAGTGGAAAATCTACACTTTTAAAGATTCTCAATGGTGAGATTCAAGCTGATAGTGGAGAGCGAGCGTTTAAAACAGGCTTGCAGATTCTCTCTCTAGCGCAAAATTCAAATTTCACGCCCGGAAAAAGTGTGCGCGAAGTGTGTTTGGAGAGTTTAGAAGAACTATTGCAAATCCATCACAGAATCCAGCACATTAATATAACTCTTGCAAAAGAATCAAAACATTTAGATTCTCAAAATAATCATAATAATTATGAGCCAACTTATCGCGCGCTTTTAGATGAGCTTGGAAAGCTAAGCAATATCCTTGATAACACCGATGGCTGGAATCTTGAGCAAAAAGTCGAAGATGTGTTGGAGCATTTCTCGCTCAAAGAGTTTGAAAACAGAATCGCCTGCACGCTTTCAGGTGGCGAGCAAAAACGACTCGCACTCGCGCAGATTCTGCTTCAAAGGGCTGATGTGTATATTTTAGATGAGCCTACAAATCACCTCGATGTGCAAGCAGTGGAGTTTTTGGAAGAAAAAATCCTCTCGCTCAAAGCAAGCGTTGTATTTATAAGCCACGATCGGTATTTTGTCGATAGAATCGCGCAGCGCATTGTCGAGGTGGATAATGCAAAGATTTTGAATTTTAGCGGTGGATACACGCAATACCTCGAGCAAAAAGCCCAGATTCTAGCTAATCTCACAAAAGAGCATACGCATTTACTTAAGCTTTTAAAGGCTGAAGAAGAATGGCTAGCAAAAGGCGTGCAAGCGCGCCGAAAAAGAAATGAAGGGCGCAAAGAGCGACTTATGGAGCTTAGAAAAAGTGCAAAACACAATCCAGCACTCATTAATAAAATGCGCTTAGAGCTTGAGCGAGAATCTAAACACTTTTATCGTCAAGAGGGTAAAAACGCCCAAAAAATGATCTTTGAATGTGAAAATATTAATCTTAGATTCTATGATAAGGCGTTAATCCAAAATTTTTCTTTGCGGATTTTGCAGCATGATAGAATCGCGATTGTCGGTAAAAATGGCAGTGGAAAATCTACACTTTTAAAGATTCTGCTTGGCAAAATCACACCAGATAGTGGCACAATCAAAAGAGGTGAGCTACACATTGGGTATTTTGATCAGCATAGAGAAATGCTTGATGATTCAAAAAGCTTAATTGAGACATTTTGCCCAAATGGCGGAGATCACATCGAAGTGCGCGGTAAAAATATACATGTGTTTGGGTATCTGAAAAATTTTTTGTTTCCAAAAGAAATGCTTGACAAAAAAATAGCAGCTCTTAGTGGCGGAGAAAAAAACCGAGTCGCGCTTGCACTGCTTTTTACAAAGCATTATGACTGCTTGATACTTGATGAGCCTACAAATGACTTAGACATCGCAACAATTAATATTTTGGAAGAATATCTTGCAAGCTTTGATGGCGCGCTTATTTTTGTAAGTCATGATCGGTATTTTGTCGATAAACTTGCCAAAAAATTGCTGATTTTTGAACCTATCACAAACCACGTACAAACCCACATCACAGAAAGTTATATGCTATATAGTGAATATTTGGATATGCAAAAAGAGCTAAGAGAATACAAAAGCCTTCAAGAAAGCCTTGAGCAAGAATCCAAAATAGAATCTAAAATGGAAGATAAAACAAAAAACCAAAAAGATTCTACGACAAATCAACATAACACAACCACAGAATCCAAAAAGCCCAAAAAACTTAGCTACAAGGAGAATCTAGAATTGCAACAACTTCCCAAAGAAATTCAGATTCTAGAATCTCAAATCAAATCACTAGAATCTGAGCTTAGCGATAGTGCGGTGTATTTACAAAAAGGCATAGCAACTATTGCGACACAATTAGAGCAGGCAAAAGAGATGCTAGAATCTAAATATGAGCGGTATTTTGAGCTTGAAGAAAAATGTAATAATCTTTGA
- a CDS encoding S41 family peptidase: MSRNFVFGICVGIVWVFLTMGNLEALSQQNASLQVDSKKQRAQAYERLTKTVATIEAYYVEDMNINEIIDKAIDGLLANLDAHSAYLNDKKYKELKTQTDGEFGGLGITVGMKDGALTVIAPLEDTPAQKAGLKSGDVILKINEQSTIGMSIDDAVNLMRGKPKTTINLMVVRKGEGKPLEFKITRDIIKVRSVYAKTIENLPYLYLRINSFDKNVTDSVKQILKDNPKIEGLVLDLRNNPGGLLEQAVDLSKLFISNGVIVSQKGKVQEENIVYDASGKAPYPDLPIVVLVNAGTASASEIVSGALQDHKRGLIVGEDTFGKGSVQVVIPINNSDAIKLTTAKYYLPSGRTIQAVGIKPDILVYPGAVPQNNGGFELKEADLRNHLQNELQKIDKDSTTKKDEKSDEKETQKTTQNITMADIANDIQLKSGIDVLKAWAILKAPHSTIKKEAK; the protein is encoded by the coding sequence ATGAGTAGAAATTTTGTATTTGGGATATGTGTTGGAATAGTGTGGGTATTCCTCACAATGGGCAATCTTGAGGCACTCTCACAGCAAAATGCAAGTCTCCAAGTAGATTCTAAAAAGCAAAGAGCGCAAGCTTATGAACGTCTCACAAAAACGGTTGCAACGATAGAGGCGTATTATGTAGAAGATATGAATATCAATGAAATCATCGACAAAGCCATTGATGGGCTGCTTGCAAATCTTGATGCGCATTCTGCTTATCTCAATGACAAAAAATACAAAGAGCTCAAAACACAAACCGATGGCGAATTTGGCGGACTTGGAATCACCGTTGGTATGAAAGATGGCGCGCTTACTGTTATCGCTCCGCTTGAAGATACCCCAGCACAAAAAGCGGGCTTAAAAAGCGGAGATGTGATCCTCAAAATCAACGAACAAAGCACGATTGGAATGAGTATTGATGATGCGGTAAATCTCATGCGTGGCAAGCCAAAAACCACCATAAACCTTATGGTCGTGCGCAAGGGTGAGGGCAAACCTTTGGAGTTTAAAATCACAAGAGACATCATCAAAGTCAGATCTGTTTATGCCAAAACAATCGAGAATCTACCATATCTGTATCTTAGGATCAATTCTTTTGACAAAAATGTAACAGATTCTGTAAAGCAAATCTTAAAAGATAACCCCAAAATCGAAGGGCTTGTGCTAGATCTAAGAAATAATCCGGGCGGATTGCTCGAACAAGCAGTCGATCTCTCTAAGCTTTTTATCTCAAATGGCGTGATCGTCTCTCAAAAAGGCAAGGTTCAAGAAGAAAATATCGTCTATGATGCATCAGGCAAAGCTCCATATCCTGATCTGCCTATCGTTGTGCTTGTCAATGCCGGTACAGCAAGCGCGAGTGAAATCGTCTCTGGTGCCTTGCAAGATCACAAAAGAGGGCTTATCGTGGGTGAGGATACTTTTGGAAAAGGAAGCGTGCAGGTTGTCATACCTATCAACAATTCTGATGCAATCAAGCTCACAACAGCAAAATACTATCTTCCAAGTGGGCGCACAATCCAAGCTGTGGGGATCAAGCCTGATATTCTCGTCTATCCGGGCGCAGTGCCACAAAATAATGGCGGATTTGAGCTTAAAGAAGCGGATTTGAGAAATCATCTCCAAAATGAACTTCAAAAAATCGACAAAGATAGCACAACCAAAAAAGACGAAAAATCCGATGAAAAAGAGACGCAAAAAACAACTCAAAACATCACTATGGCTGATATAGCTAATGATATTCAGCTCAAATCTGGTATCGATGTCCTCAAAGCGTGGGCGATTCTCAAAGCTCCACACTCTACAATCAAAAAGGAAGCAAAATGA